In Chrysemys picta bellii isolate R12L10 chromosome 3, ASM1138683v2, whole genome shotgun sequence, a single genomic region encodes these proteins:
- the LOC101939559 gene encoding uncharacterized protein LOC101939559 isoform X3, with product MDPSGGTVLLDEQLAARCGYVLSEDVWGNTIFRASVLGCHVANKADESFSLTINIKVSSSPDMRQAATYTYPMHCTYTPWAPREIVCEENYMEVSVKSDVPAISDDDTATWLSALPEVQKVEYQVWQLIFLSPSGRKKIMVSDAAKLGYSFNNTLARVFLRAPYSTNESKLAVVNGVSMNIVSSTSMYKQRWLLLLIDTTVSCPIDGTSFTDTAITWTVPSIIPTLVPQEPTFVSKNISVGVDGQRIMHPEQNYILEHNKTHIQMTIPIGATGGRLKSTVANGVHGIIYSIDLFLEHTWTDVDWHMTKYTVIKPITTPFMPRIPTVINNTLPEKRTFDVAFGSFLPDVSLVTITIGNVPFSPREAEHHGYKVYEITFPNGTKGFNLEVPFDDPAVLKEYVNRNETKYTLRVNYTLDVGPEMKPYNHPAEIECVVADIELPEAVGYCDKENLYLAVPVSALNQYWNLYVGNKLLNQQTVLSNRYLLTTNSTHLVLQVPLFTMGIIYEEVSFQRLKTRFDLALRKANTLETIKIFSVSCNFNSSEFIVCYPNGTVTVSAPMKTIPSIDMGKIKLKDSTCKPKEFNEEQAFFQFHVSTCGTSLKFEGDHIIYENEISYEKEILPAWGPPKITRDPDYRLTVLCYYPTKERLMHIAMVSDLPTNGSPRFGYGTMMLRSSVAGHRRTRQVLNIIARVSKDESFMELYEPNLTIVKSSLEPMFFEVELKDEEPNVELHLNNCWMTWSSDFKSTSQWNITVDGCGNENNKCVTEFYPVSVSRRVKHPTHFKRLAVRMLIPLLGQVHLHCTVTVCSPPKVSSGNIWTCGGWCDPNRKRMDQHSDPYSGLHGYVLAGPVWIVYPQPTEEKNIHD from the exons ATGG ACCCCTCTGGTGGCACAGTTCTGCTTGATGAGCAATTGGCTGCTCGCTGTGGCTATGTCCTGTCAGAAGATGTGTGGGGCAATACTATCTTCCGGGCTTCTGTGCTTGGCTGTCATGTGGCAAATAAG GCAGATGAATCGTTTTCTCTTACTATAAACATAAAGGTGTCCTCATCTCCAGACATGAGGCAAGCTGCAACCTACACCTACCCTATGCATTGTACATACACTCCATGGGCTCCAAGAGAAATTGTATGTGAAGAAAACTATATGGAG GTGTCGGTGAAGAGTGATGTTCCTGCAATTTCAGACGATGACACTGCAACGTGGCTGTCCGCTCTGCCAGAG GTTCAAAAAGTTGAATACCAGGTATGGCAACTGATCTTTCTTTCTCCTTCAGGGAGAAAGAAAATAATGGTAAGCGACGCAGCCAAACTGGGTTACAGCTTCAATAATACGCTGGCTCGAGTGTTCCTCCGTGCTCCATATTCCACTAATGAATCTAAACTTGCCGTG GTTAATGGTGTGAGTATGAACATAGTCAGTTCCACTTCTATGTACAAGCAGAGGTGGCTGCTTCTGTTGATTGACACAACTGTCTCATGTCCTATCG ATGGCACCAGCTTCACTGATACTGCTATAACTTGGACTGTGCCAAGCATTATCCCTACACTAGTGCCTCAAGAACCCACCTTCGTGTCCAAAaacatttcagtgggagttgatggCCAAAGAATAATGCACCCTGAACAGAATTATATTCTGGAACATAACAAGACACACATTCAAATGACTATCCCCATTGGAGCAACTGGGGGCAGATTAAAG AGCACTGTAGCCAATGGAGTCCATGGCATAATCTATAGCATCGACTTATTCTTGGAGCACACTTGGACAGATGTAGATTGGCATATGACTAAGTACACTGTGATCAAGCCCATCACTACACCTTTCATGCCTCGAATACCAACAGTCATCAACA ATACTCTTCCAGAGAAGAGAACATTTGATGTTGCATTTGGATCTTTTCTTCCTGACGTCTCTTTGGTGACAATCACAATAGGAAATGTGCCATTTTCTCCAAGAGAGGCAGAGCATCATGGGTACAAAGTTTATGAAATTACATTCCCCAATGGAACAAAGGGATTTAACTTAGAAGTGCCTTTTGATGATCCTGCTGTTCTGAAGGAG TATGTGAatagaaatgaaacaaaatatacCCTCCGTGTTAACTATACTTTAGATGTGGGTCCTGAAATGAAACCATATAATCATCCAGCAGAAATAGAATGTGTGGTTGCTGATATTG AACTACCAGAAGCAGTTGGTTACTGTGATAAAGAGAACCTGTATCTAGCAGTTCCCGTTTCAGCTCTGAATCAGTACTGGAACCTGTATGTTGGTAACAAACTTCTGAATCAGCAAACTGTGCTCTCAAATAGGTATCTCCTGACGACCAATTCTACCCATCTGGTGTTGCAAGTACCTCTGTTTACTATGGGGATTATCTATGAG GAAGTgtcctttcagagactcaaaacTAGGTTTGATCTTGCACTCAGGAAAGCAAATACTTTGGAGACCATAAAAATATTCTCTGTGAGCTGCAATTTTAATTCTTCAGAATTTATAG TGTGCTACCCTAATGGAACTGTAACAGTATCTGCCCCAATGAAGACTATCCCTTCCATTGATATGGgcaaaataaaactgaaagacAGCACCTGCAAGCCCAAAGAATTTAATGAAGAACAAGCCTTCTTCCAGTTCCATGTCTCCACTTGCGGCACTTCACTAAAG TTTGAAGGTGATCACATTATTTATGAAAATGAAATATCTTATGAGAAAGAGATTCTCCCAGCATGGGGACCACCTAAAATCACAAGAGATCCAGATTATAG ATTGACAGTCTTGTGCTATTACCCAACAAAAGAGAGACTGATGCATATTGCTATGGTTAGCGATCTACCTACAAATGGATCCCCTCGTTTTGGCTATGGTACAATGATGTTGAGATCAAGTGTTGCAG GACACAGAAGGACCAGACAAGTTCTGAATATAATCGCAAGGGTATCCAAAG ATGAATCTTTCATGGAACTTTATGAACCAAATTTGACAATAGTTAAATCTTCCTTGGAGCCCATGTTTTTTGAGGTAGAGCTAAAAGATGAGGAACCCAATGTTGAATTACACTTGAATAACTGCTGGATGACTTGGTCTTCAGACTTCAAAAGCACCTCACAATGGAACATTACTGTGGATGG CTGTGGGAACGAAAACAACAAATGTGTTACAGAGTTCTATCCAGTATCTGTTAGTAGGAGAGTGAAACATCCCACTCACTTTAAAAGACTGGCAGTAAGGATGCTGATACCTCTGCTGGGACAG GTGCACTTGCACTGCACAGTCACAGTTTGCTCTCCTCCTAAAGTATCATCTGGCAACATTTGGACCTGTGGAGGCTGGTGTGACCCTAACAGGAAGAGGATGG ATCAGCACTCTGACCCATATTCTGGTCTCCACGGTTATGTACTGGCTGGGCCAGTCTGGATTGTTTATCCTCAACCAACTGAGGAGAAAAACATACACGACTAA
- the LOC101939559 gene encoding uncharacterized protein LOC101939559 isoform X4, with protein sequence MRQAATYTYPMHCTYTPWAPREIVCEENYMEVSVKSDVPAISDDDTATWLSALPEVQKVEYQVWQLIFLSPSGRKKIMVSDAAKLGYSFNNTLARVFLRAPYSTNESKLAVVNGVSMNIVSSTSMYKQRWLLLLIDTTVSCPIDGTSFTDTAITWTVPSIIPTLVPQEPTFVSKNISVGVDGQRIMHPEQNYILEHNKTHIQMTIPIGATGGRLKSTVANGVHGIIYSIDLFLEHTWTDVDWHMTKYTVIKPITTPFMPRIPTVINNTLPEKRTFDVAFGSFLPDVSLVTITIGNVPFSPREAEHHGYKVYEITFPNGTKGFNLEVPFDDPAVLKEYVNRNETKYTLRVNYTLDVGPEMKPYNHPAEIECVVADIELPEAVGYCDKENLYLAVPVSALNQYWNLYVGNKLLNQQTVLSNRYLLTTNSTHLVLQVPLFTMGIIYEEVSFQRLKTRFDLALRKANTLETIKIFSVSCNFNSSEFIVCYPNGTVTVSAPMKTIPSIDMGKIKLKDSTCKPKEFNEEQAFFQFHVSTCGTSLKFEGDHIIYENEISYEKEILPAWGPPKITRDPDYRLTVLCYYPTKERLMHIAMVSDLPTNGSPRFGYGTMMLRSSVAGHRRTRQVLNIIARVSKDESFMELYEPNLTIVKSSLEPMFFEVELKDEEPNVELHLNNCWMTWSSDFKSTSQWNITVDGCGNENNKCVTEFYPVSVSRRVKHPTHFKRLAVRMLIPLLGQVHLHCTVTVCSPPKVSSGNIWTCGGWCDPNRKRMDQHSDPYSGLHGYVLAGPVWIVYPQPTEEKNIHD encoded by the exons ATGAGGCAAGCTGCAACCTACACCTACCCTATGCATTGTACATACACTCCATGGGCTCCAAGAGAAATTGTATGTGAAGAAAACTATATGGAG GTGTCGGTGAAGAGTGATGTTCCTGCAATTTCAGACGATGACACTGCAACGTGGCTGTCCGCTCTGCCAGAG GTTCAAAAAGTTGAATACCAGGTATGGCAACTGATCTTTCTTTCTCCTTCAGGGAGAAAGAAAATAATGGTAAGCGACGCAGCCAAACTGGGTTACAGCTTCAATAATACGCTGGCTCGAGTGTTCCTCCGTGCTCCATATTCCACTAATGAATCTAAACTTGCCGTG GTTAATGGTGTGAGTATGAACATAGTCAGTTCCACTTCTATGTACAAGCAGAGGTGGCTGCTTCTGTTGATTGACACAACTGTCTCATGTCCTATCG ATGGCACCAGCTTCACTGATACTGCTATAACTTGGACTGTGCCAAGCATTATCCCTACACTAGTGCCTCAAGAACCCACCTTCGTGTCCAAAaacatttcagtgggagttgatggCCAAAGAATAATGCACCCTGAACAGAATTATATTCTGGAACATAACAAGACACACATTCAAATGACTATCCCCATTGGAGCAACTGGGGGCAGATTAAAG AGCACTGTAGCCAATGGAGTCCATGGCATAATCTATAGCATCGACTTATTCTTGGAGCACACTTGGACAGATGTAGATTGGCATATGACTAAGTACACTGTGATCAAGCCCATCACTACACCTTTCATGCCTCGAATACCAACAGTCATCAACA ATACTCTTCCAGAGAAGAGAACATTTGATGTTGCATTTGGATCTTTTCTTCCTGACGTCTCTTTGGTGACAATCACAATAGGAAATGTGCCATTTTCTCCAAGAGAGGCAGAGCATCATGGGTACAAAGTTTATGAAATTACATTCCCCAATGGAACAAAGGGATTTAACTTAGAAGTGCCTTTTGATGATCCTGCTGTTCTGAAGGAG TATGTGAatagaaatgaaacaaaatatacCCTCCGTGTTAACTATACTTTAGATGTGGGTCCTGAAATGAAACCATATAATCATCCAGCAGAAATAGAATGTGTGGTTGCTGATATTG AACTACCAGAAGCAGTTGGTTACTGTGATAAAGAGAACCTGTATCTAGCAGTTCCCGTTTCAGCTCTGAATCAGTACTGGAACCTGTATGTTGGTAACAAACTTCTGAATCAGCAAACTGTGCTCTCAAATAGGTATCTCCTGACGACCAATTCTACCCATCTGGTGTTGCAAGTACCTCTGTTTACTATGGGGATTATCTATGAG GAAGTgtcctttcagagactcaaaacTAGGTTTGATCTTGCACTCAGGAAAGCAAATACTTTGGAGACCATAAAAATATTCTCTGTGAGCTGCAATTTTAATTCTTCAGAATTTATAG TGTGCTACCCTAATGGAACTGTAACAGTATCTGCCCCAATGAAGACTATCCCTTCCATTGATATGGgcaaaataaaactgaaagacAGCACCTGCAAGCCCAAAGAATTTAATGAAGAACAAGCCTTCTTCCAGTTCCATGTCTCCACTTGCGGCACTTCACTAAAG TTTGAAGGTGATCACATTATTTATGAAAATGAAATATCTTATGAGAAAGAGATTCTCCCAGCATGGGGACCACCTAAAATCACAAGAGATCCAGATTATAG ATTGACAGTCTTGTGCTATTACCCAACAAAAGAGAGACTGATGCATATTGCTATGGTTAGCGATCTACCTACAAATGGATCCCCTCGTTTTGGCTATGGTACAATGATGTTGAGATCAAGTGTTGCAG GACACAGAAGGACCAGACAAGTTCTGAATATAATCGCAAGGGTATCCAAAG ATGAATCTTTCATGGAACTTTATGAACCAAATTTGACAATAGTTAAATCTTCCTTGGAGCCCATGTTTTTTGAGGTAGAGCTAAAAGATGAGGAACCCAATGTTGAATTACACTTGAATAACTGCTGGATGACTTGGTCTTCAGACTTCAAAAGCACCTCACAATGGAACATTACTGTGGATGG CTGTGGGAACGAAAACAACAAATGTGTTACAGAGTTCTATCCAGTATCTGTTAGTAGGAGAGTGAAACATCCCACTCACTTTAAAAGACTGGCAGTAAGGATGCTGATACCTCTGCTGGGACAG GTGCACTTGCACTGCACAGTCACAGTTTGCTCTCCTCCTAAAGTATCATCTGGCAACATTTGGACCTGTGGAGGCTGGTGTGACCCTAACAGGAAGAGGATGG ATCAGCACTCTGACCCATATTCTGGTCTCCACGGTTATGTACTGGCTGGGCCAGTCTGGATTGTTTATCCTCAACCAACTGAGGAGAAAAACATACACGACTAA
- the LOC101939559 gene encoding uncharacterized protein LOC101939559 isoform X1 encodes METAGRLLCRVSLLLLWLQPGLGRTRAVQAAPPGFIESSCPSRIFWVKLDKHFLQGKFFSLELMDPSGGTVLLDEQLAARCGYVLSEDVWGNTIFRASVLGCHVANKADESFSLTINIKVSSSPDMRQAATYTYPMHCTYTPWAPREIVCEENYMEVSVKSDVPAISDDDTATWLSALPEVQKVEYQVWQLIFLSPSGRKKIMVSDAAKLGYSFNNTLARVFLRAPYSTNESKLAVVNGVSMNIVSSTSMYKQRWLLLLIDTTVSCPIDGTSFTDTAITWTVPSIIPTLVPQEPTFVSKNISVGVDGQRIMHPEQNYILEHNKTHIQMTIPIGATGGRLKSTVANGVHGIIYSIDLFLEHTWTDVDWHMTKYTVIKPITTPFMPRIPTVINNTLPEKRTFDVAFGSFLPDVSLVTITIGNVPFSPREAEHHGYKVYEITFPNGTKGFNLEVPFDDPAVLKEYVNRNETKYTLRVNYTLDVGPEMKPYNHPAEIECVVADIELPEAVGYCDKENLYLAVPVSALNQYWNLYVGNKLLNQQTVLSNRYLLTTNSTHLVLQVPLFTMGIIYEEVSFQRLKTRFDLALRKANTLETIKIFSVSCNFNSSEFIVCYPNGTVTVSAPMKTIPSIDMGKIKLKDSTCKPKEFNEEQAFFQFHVSTCGTSLKFEGDHIIYENEISYEKEILPAWGPPKITRDPDYRLTVLCYYPTKERLMHIAMVSDLPTNGSPRFGYGTMMLRSSVAGHRRTRQVLNIIARVSKDESFMELYEPNLTIVKSSLEPMFFEVELKDEEPNVELHLNNCWMTWSSDFKSTSQWNITVDGCGNENNKCVTEFYPVSVSRRVKHPTHFKRLAVRMLIPLLGQVHLHCTVTVCSPPKVSSGNIWTCGGWCDPNRKRMDQHSDPYSGLHGYVLAGPVWIVYPQPTEEKNIHD; translated from the exons ATGGAGACTGCAGGCAGATTGCTCTGCAG AGTCTCACTGCTCCTTCTGTGGCTCCAGCCCGGGCTAGGGAGGACTCGAGCGGTGCAGGCAGCTCCCCCAG gttTCATAGAGAGCAGCTGCCCTTCCAGGATCTTTTGGGTGAAACTGGACAAACACTTCCTGCAGGGAAAGTTCTTCAGTCTGGAGCTCATGG ACCCCTCTGGTGGCACAGTTCTGCTTGATGAGCAATTGGCTGCTCGCTGTGGCTATGTCCTGTCAGAAGATGTGTGGGGCAATACTATCTTCCGGGCTTCTGTGCTTGGCTGTCATGTGGCAAATAAG GCAGATGAATCGTTTTCTCTTACTATAAACATAAAGGTGTCCTCATCTCCAGACATGAGGCAAGCTGCAACCTACACCTACCCTATGCATTGTACATACACTCCATGGGCTCCAAGAGAAATTGTATGTGAAGAAAACTATATGGAG GTGTCGGTGAAGAGTGATGTTCCTGCAATTTCAGACGATGACACTGCAACGTGGCTGTCCGCTCTGCCAGAG GTTCAAAAAGTTGAATACCAGGTATGGCAACTGATCTTTCTTTCTCCTTCAGGGAGAAAGAAAATAATGGTAAGCGACGCAGCCAAACTGGGTTACAGCTTCAATAATACGCTGGCTCGAGTGTTCCTCCGTGCTCCATATTCCACTAATGAATCTAAACTTGCCGTG GTTAATGGTGTGAGTATGAACATAGTCAGTTCCACTTCTATGTACAAGCAGAGGTGGCTGCTTCTGTTGATTGACACAACTGTCTCATGTCCTATCG ATGGCACCAGCTTCACTGATACTGCTATAACTTGGACTGTGCCAAGCATTATCCCTACACTAGTGCCTCAAGAACCCACCTTCGTGTCCAAAaacatttcagtgggagttgatggCCAAAGAATAATGCACCCTGAACAGAATTATATTCTGGAACATAACAAGACACACATTCAAATGACTATCCCCATTGGAGCAACTGGGGGCAGATTAAAG AGCACTGTAGCCAATGGAGTCCATGGCATAATCTATAGCATCGACTTATTCTTGGAGCACACTTGGACAGATGTAGATTGGCATATGACTAAGTACACTGTGATCAAGCCCATCACTACACCTTTCATGCCTCGAATACCAACAGTCATCAACA ATACTCTTCCAGAGAAGAGAACATTTGATGTTGCATTTGGATCTTTTCTTCCTGACGTCTCTTTGGTGACAATCACAATAGGAAATGTGCCATTTTCTCCAAGAGAGGCAGAGCATCATGGGTACAAAGTTTATGAAATTACATTCCCCAATGGAACAAAGGGATTTAACTTAGAAGTGCCTTTTGATGATCCTGCTGTTCTGAAGGAG TATGTGAatagaaatgaaacaaaatatacCCTCCGTGTTAACTATACTTTAGATGTGGGTCCTGAAATGAAACCATATAATCATCCAGCAGAAATAGAATGTGTGGTTGCTGATATTG AACTACCAGAAGCAGTTGGTTACTGTGATAAAGAGAACCTGTATCTAGCAGTTCCCGTTTCAGCTCTGAATCAGTACTGGAACCTGTATGTTGGTAACAAACTTCTGAATCAGCAAACTGTGCTCTCAAATAGGTATCTCCTGACGACCAATTCTACCCATCTGGTGTTGCAAGTACCTCTGTTTACTATGGGGATTATCTATGAG GAAGTgtcctttcagagactcaaaacTAGGTTTGATCTTGCACTCAGGAAAGCAAATACTTTGGAGACCATAAAAATATTCTCTGTGAGCTGCAATTTTAATTCTTCAGAATTTATAG TGTGCTACCCTAATGGAACTGTAACAGTATCTGCCCCAATGAAGACTATCCCTTCCATTGATATGGgcaaaataaaactgaaagacAGCACCTGCAAGCCCAAAGAATTTAATGAAGAACAAGCCTTCTTCCAGTTCCATGTCTCCACTTGCGGCACTTCACTAAAG TTTGAAGGTGATCACATTATTTATGAAAATGAAATATCTTATGAGAAAGAGATTCTCCCAGCATGGGGACCACCTAAAATCACAAGAGATCCAGATTATAG ATTGACAGTCTTGTGCTATTACCCAACAAAAGAGAGACTGATGCATATTGCTATGGTTAGCGATCTACCTACAAATGGATCCCCTCGTTTTGGCTATGGTACAATGATGTTGAGATCAAGTGTTGCAG GACACAGAAGGACCAGACAAGTTCTGAATATAATCGCAAGGGTATCCAAAG ATGAATCTTTCATGGAACTTTATGAACCAAATTTGACAATAGTTAAATCTTCCTTGGAGCCCATGTTTTTTGAGGTAGAGCTAAAAGATGAGGAACCCAATGTTGAATTACACTTGAATAACTGCTGGATGACTTGGTCTTCAGACTTCAAAAGCACCTCACAATGGAACATTACTGTGGATGG CTGTGGGAACGAAAACAACAAATGTGTTACAGAGTTCTATCCAGTATCTGTTAGTAGGAGAGTGAAACATCCCACTCACTTTAAAAGACTGGCAGTAAGGATGCTGATACCTCTGCTGGGACAG GTGCACTTGCACTGCACAGTCACAGTTTGCTCTCCTCCTAAAGTATCATCTGGCAACATTTGGACCTGTGGAGGCTGGTGTGACCCTAACAGGAAGAGGATGG ATCAGCACTCTGACCCATATTCTGGTCTCCACGGTTATGTACTGGCTGGGCCAGTCTGGATTGTTTATCCTCAACCAACTGAGGAGAAAAACATACACGACTAA
- the LOC101939559 gene encoding uncharacterized protein LOC101939559 isoform X2, whose product METAGRLLCRVSLLLLWLQPGLGRTRAVQAAPPGFIESSCPSRIFWVKLDKHFLQGKFFSLELMDPSGGTVLLDEQLAARCGYVLSEDVWGNTIFRASVLGCHVANKADESFSLTINIKVSSSPDMRQAATYTYPMHCTYTPWAPREIVCEENYMEVSVKSDVPAISDDDTATWLSALPEVQKVEYQVWQLIFLSPSGRKKIMVSDAAKLGYSFNNTLARVFLRAPYSTNESKLAVVNGVSMNIVSSTSMYKQRWLLLLIDTTVSCPIDGTSFTDTAITWTVPSIIPTLVPQEPTFVSKNISVGVDGQRIMHPEQNYILEHNKTHIQMTIPIGATGGRLKSTVANGVHGIIYSIDLFLEHTWTDVDWHMTKYTVIKPITTPFMPRIPTVINNTLPEKRTFDVAFGSFLPDVSLVTITIGNVPFSPREAEHHGYKVYEITFPNGTKGFNLEVPFDDPAVLKEYVNRNETKYTLRVNYTLDVGPEMKPYNHPAEIECVVADIELPEAVGYCDKENLYLAVPVSALNQYWNLYVGNKLLNQQTVLSNRYLLTTNSTHLVLQVPLFTMGIIYEEVSFQRLKTRFDLALRKANTLETIKIFSVSCNFNSSEFIVCYPNGTVTVSAPMKTIPSIDMGKIKLKDSTCKPKEFNEEQAFFQFHVSTCGTSLKFEGDHIIYENEISYEKEILPAWGPPKITRDPDYRLTVLCYYPTKERLMHIAMVSDLPTNGSPRFGYGTMMLRSSVAGHRRTRQVLNIIARVSKDESFMELYEPNLTIVKSSLEPMFFEVELKDEEPNVELHLNNCWMTWSSDFKSTSQWNITVDGCGNENNKCVTEFYPVSVSRRVKHPTHFKRLAVRMLIPLLGQVHLHCTVTVCSPPKVSSGNIWTCGGWCDPNRKRMDADT is encoded by the exons ATGGAGACTGCAGGCAGATTGCTCTGCAG AGTCTCACTGCTCCTTCTGTGGCTCCAGCCCGGGCTAGGGAGGACTCGAGCGGTGCAGGCAGCTCCCCCAG gttTCATAGAGAGCAGCTGCCCTTCCAGGATCTTTTGGGTGAAACTGGACAAACACTTCCTGCAGGGAAAGTTCTTCAGTCTGGAGCTCATGG ACCCCTCTGGTGGCACAGTTCTGCTTGATGAGCAATTGGCTGCTCGCTGTGGCTATGTCCTGTCAGAAGATGTGTGGGGCAATACTATCTTCCGGGCTTCTGTGCTTGGCTGTCATGTGGCAAATAAG GCAGATGAATCGTTTTCTCTTACTATAAACATAAAGGTGTCCTCATCTCCAGACATGAGGCAAGCTGCAACCTACACCTACCCTATGCATTGTACATACACTCCATGGGCTCCAAGAGAAATTGTATGTGAAGAAAACTATATGGAG GTGTCGGTGAAGAGTGATGTTCCTGCAATTTCAGACGATGACACTGCAACGTGGCTGTCCGCTCTGCCAGAG GTTCAAAAAGTTGAATACCAGGTATGGCAACTGATCTTTCTTTCTCCTTCAGGGAGAAAGAAAATAATGGTAAGCGACGCAGCCAAACTGGGTTACAGCTTCAATAATACGCTGGCTCGAGTGTTCCTCCGTGCTCCATATTCCACTAATGAATCTAAACTTGCCGTG GTTAATGGTGTGAGTATGAACATAGTCAGTTCCACTTCTATGTACAAGCAGAGGTGGCTGCTTCTGTTGATTGACACAACTGTCTCATGTCCTATCG ATGGCACCAGCTTCACTGATACTGCTATAACTTGGACTGTGCCAAGCATTATCCCTACACTAGTGCCTCAAGAACCCACCTTCGTGTCCAAAaacatttcagtgggagttgatggCCAAAGAATAATGCACCCTGAACAGAATTATATTCTGGAACATAACAAGACACACATTCAAATGACTATCCCCATTGGAGCAACTGGGGGCAGATTAAAG AGCACTGTAGCCAATGGAGTCCATGGCATAATCTATAGCATCGACTTATTCTTGGAGCACACTTGGACAGATGTAGATTGGCATATGACTAAGTACACTGTGATCAAGCCCATCACTACACCTTTCATGCCTCGAATACCAACAGTCATCAACA ATACTCTTCCAGAGAAGAGAACATTTGATGTTGCATTTGGATCTTTTCTTCCTGACGTCTCTTTGGTGACAATCACAATAGGAAATGTGCCATTTTCTCCAAGAGAGGCAGAGCATCATGGGTACAAAGTTTATGAAATTACATTCCCCAATGGAACAAAGGGATTTAACTTAGAAGTGCCTTTTGATGATCCTGCTGTTCTGAAGGAG TATGTGAatagaaatgaaacaaaatatacCCTCCGTGTTAACTATACTTTAGATGTGGGTCCTGAAATGAAACCATATAATCATCCAGCAGAAATAGAATGTGTGGTTGCTGATATTG AACTACCAGAAGCAGTTGGTTACTGTGATAAAGAGAACCTGTATCTAGCAGTTCCCGTTTCAGCTCTGAATCAGTACTGGAACCTGTATGTTGGTAACAAACTTCTGAATCAGCAAACTGTGCTCTCAAATAGGTATCTCCTGACGACCAATTCTACCCATCTGGTGTTGCAAGTACCTCTGTTTACTATGGGGATTATCTATGAG GAAGTgtcctttcagagactcaaaacTAGGTTTGATCTTGCACTCAGGAAAGCAAATACTTTGGAGACCATAAAAATATTCTCTGTGAGCTGCAATTTTAATTCTTCAGAATTTATAG TGTGCTACCCTAATGGAACTGTAACAGTATCTGCCCCAATGAAGACTATCCCTTCCATTGATATGGgcaaaataaaactgaaagacAGCACCTGCAAGCCCAAAGAATTTAATGAAGAACAAGCCTTCTTCCAGTTCCATGTCTCCACTTGCGGCACTTCACTAAAG TTTGAAGGTGATCACATTATTTATGAAAATGAAATATCTTATGAGAAAGAGATTCTCCCAGCATGGGGACCACCTAAAATCACAAGAGATCCAGATTATAG ATTGACAGTCTTGTGCTATTACCCAACAAAAGAGAGACTGATGCATATTGCTATGGTTAGCGATCTACCTACAAATGGATCCCCTCGTTTTGGCTATGGTACAATGATGTTGAGATCAAGTGTTGCAG GACACAGAAGGACCAGACAAGTTCTGAATATAATCGCAAGGGTATCCAAAG ATGAATCTTTCATGGAACTTTATGAACCAAATTTGACAATAGTTAAATCTTCCTTGGAGCCCATGTTTTTTGAGGTAGAGCTAAAAGATGAGGAACCCAATGTTGAATTACACTTGAATAACTGCTGGATGACTTGGTCTTCAGACTTCAAAAGCACCTCACAATGGAACATTACTGTGGATGG CTGTGGGAACGAAAACAACAAATGTGTTACAGAGTTCTATCCAGTATCTGTTAGTAGGAGAGTGAAACATCCCACTCACTTTAAAAGACTGGCAGTAAGGATGCTGATACCTCTGCTGGGACAG GTGCACTTGCACTGCACAGTCACAGTTTGCTCTCCTCCTAAAGTATCATCTGGCAACATTTGGACCTGTGGAGGCTGGTGTGACCCTAACAGGAAGAGGATGG ATGCTGACACATAA